One window of uncultured Trichococcus sp. genomic DNA carries:
- a CDS encoding acetate uptake transporter, with translation MKNASNTQNNTIVSLKEFTANPAPLGLLGFGMTTVLLNIHNAGYFPMNTMILAMGIFFGGMAQVIAGIMEFKKNNTFGATAFTSYGFFWLSLVGTIVMPGLGMGEAASAQAMAAYLFMWGLFTLGMFVGTLRISKNLQIVFGSLTLLFFLLALGDFTGNEMIATIAGYEGIFCGFSAIYGALAQVLNEVYGEEVLPLGNVTTAKKAAKVEVATSK, from the coding sequence ATGAAAAACGCATCAAACACACAGAACAACACGATCGTCAGCTTGAAAGAATTCACTGCTAATCCAGCGCCGCTTGGCTTATTGGGCTTCGGAATGACGACAGTCCTGTTGAACATCCACAATGCAGGTTACTTCCCGATGAACACGATGATTTTGGCTATGGGTATTTTCTTCGGCGGCATGGCACAAGTCATTGCCGGCATCATGGAATTCAAGAAAAACAACACTTTCGGCGCAACTGCCTTCACTTCTTACGGCTTCTTCTGGCTTTCCCTTGTCGGAACGATCGTTATGCCTGGTCTGGGCATGGGCGAAGCGGCTTCGGCTCAAGCGATGGCCGCTTACCTGTTCATGTGGGGACTGTTCACGTTGGGCATGTTCGTAGGAACATTGCGCATCAGCAAAAACCTGCAGATCGTCTTCGGTTCTTTGACATTGCTTTTCTTCCTGCTTGCTTTGGGAGACTTCACGGGCAATGAAATGATTGCGACTATCGCGGGTTACGAAGGCATCTTCTGCGGATTCTCAGCAATCTACGGCGCTTTGGCACAAGTTCTGAACGAAGTCTACGGCGAAGAAGTCTTGCCGTTGGGCAATGTGACAACTGCCAAGAAAGCAGCAAAAGTCGAAGTAGCAACAAGCAAATAA
- a CDS encoding DUF6544 family protein has translation MIAIKKIIAVGGVLLGTAGVVHAYLRTAPSKAAREFTDLAEDLLKETQPAKGRFTEADIATLPGPVRRHLRRCGHLGKPKMAYMKAVFPDVSFSLGKGKKAIKIAYTQYNFVDGPDRIAYIDSSLYGVPFEGVDAYVDGKGSMKGIVAKNITLFDIDGEAMDKASLVTFLSECLFVPNAALQDYIRWEAIDAHHAKAVITAHGTTAEGIFTFNEDDEMVAFTTDDREATTMDGKSENVRWSAICGEYKEINGIRQPTELKAVWHYDEGDFTYFDAKAAMMSYDKQK, from the coding sequence ATGATAGCAATAAAGAAAATCATTGCGGTCGGCGGGGTCCTGCTCGGGACTGCCGGCGTTGTTCATGCTTATCTGCGCACGGCGCCTTCGAAGGCCGCCAGGGAATTCACCGATTTGGCGGAGGATTTGTTGAAGGAAACGCAGCCGGCAAAGGGTCGCTTCACGGAAGCGGATATTGCGACGCTGCCCGGCCCTGTCCGGCGTCACCTGCGCCGTTGCGGTCATCTCGGGAAACCGAAGATGGCTTACATGAAGGCAGTCTTCCCGGATGTCTCCTTTTCGCTCGGAAAGGGAAAAAAGGCCATCAAAATCGCCTATACACAGTATAATTTTGTGGACGGGCCCGACCGGATCGCCTATATCGACAGTTCACTCTATGGCGTACCTTTCGAAGGGGTGGATGCCTATGTCGACGGCAAGGGTTCGATGAAAGGGATTGTGGCAAAAAATATCACTCTGTTCGATATTGACGGGGAAGCGATGGACAAGGCCAGCTTGGTGACGTTCCTGTCCGAATGCCTCTTCGTTCCGAATGCGGCTCTTCAGGACTACATCCGTTGGGAGGCGATCGACGCGCACCACGCCAAAGCGGTGATTACGGCGCATGGCACCACTGCTGAAGGAATTTTCACGTTCAATGAAGATGATGAGATGGTAGCTTTCACGACCGATGATCGGGAAGCCACGACGATGGATGGGAAAAGCGAAAATGTCAGATGGTCAGCAATCTGCGGCGAGTACAAGGAAATCAACGGCATCCGCCAGCCGACGGAACTGAAGGCGGTCTGGCACTATGACGAGGGGGATTTCACATACTTTGATGCGAAAGCTGCGATGATGAGTTATGACAAACAAAAATGA
- a CDS encoding HAD-IC family P-type ATPase, which yields MTNKNDWNEWKGLSEAEAAERRARFGANALPVPRHRLLKLIARQFRGIFNLMLLIAAGVTFSLGEPIDGAFILLFVFLGTALNVYQEHKSNQAADKLKAYLLSTITVMRDGVETEVPTELLVPGDLLHLESGDIVPADAVVRVARDLLVDETTFTGESIPVEKRGSVSTTISSATDKVAADEERLLQGIVIVRGNVLAEVTAIGQETQLAQIASTASAVQVESELVKSVDKISNFIMKVTLLTLGLVVLANLLIEGRQADVTGLLVFAIALAVSAIPEALPLVLTFSLSRGALEFAKRDVIVKRLSAVQDLGSVNLLCTDKTGTITENHLVFSNVYPMAESPYDPLVLARLAAINLHERIPEPFDRASDEALTQEQRQLVERYSLAQEEAFDPALRSNGAVVKQADGKTLHIRRGSPEYFFGEGLISRDATADWLLAEEEKGRRVLGVSYDDDAGAHFGGFVSFVDRIKDSTIATVAAAKQMNVAITVITGDALKVAEAVGREAGLVMESAEVTEAAAFLALPLAERKKRLSSIRVFARTTPEQKLELIQLLKEQFTVGYLGEGINDAPALKAAHVSMVVQSAADVARETADIVLLQNDLRVIVEGIRFGRETHANTMKYIRATLISNFGNFYAVAIGSLFISFLPMLPKQLLLLNLLSDFPMMAIAFDRVPTQEVEQPQRYDLHSLYIIFVTMGLVSTIFDFICFGLFYRISPAVLQTNWFIASVLTEILLMLSIRSLAPITKAGWPAPSIVILSVIAMVLAVGLPMIPATAAFFEFQPPTMAHLGIIFGIAVSYLVVTELVKRPLSGFVKKK from the coding sequence ATGACAAACAAAAATGATTGGAATGAATGGAAAGGATTGTCGGAAGCGGAAGCGGCCGAGCGGAGAGCCCGATTTGGAGCGAACGCGCTGCCGGTACCGCGGCATCGATTGTTGAAGCTGATCGCTAGGCAATTCCGGGGCATCTTCAACCTGATGCTCCTGATTGCGGCGGGGGTGACCTTTTCGTTGGGAGAGCCGATCGACGGTGCCTTTATCCTGTTGTTTGTGTTTCTTGGGACAGCGCTCAACGTCTATCAGGAGCACAAATCAAATCAGGCGGCAGATAAGCTGAAAGCCTACCTGCTGAGCACAATCACGGTGATGAGGGACGGAGTGGAAACGGAAGTGCCGACCGAGCTGTTGGTGCCCGGGGATCTCCTGCATCTCGAATCAGGAGATATCGTGCCGGCCGATGCCGTTGTCCGGGTTGCCCGCGATCTGTTGGTAGATGAAACGACATTTACGGGAGAAAGCATCCCGGTTGAAAAACGGGGATCTGTTTCAACCACAATTTCTTCCGCCACTGACAAGGTCGCTGCTGATGAAGAGCGCCTGCTGCAAGGAATTGTGATCGTGAGGGGAAATGTCTTGGCGGAGGTTACGGCGATCGGCCAGGAGACGCAGTTGGCCCAGATCGCTTCAACGGCTTCTGCTGTCCAGGTGGAGAGTGAACTGGTCAAGAGCGTAGACAAAATCAGCAATTTCATCATGAAGGTGACGCTCCTGACGCTCGGACTCGTCGTGTTGGCCAATCTCCTGATCGAAGGCCGGCAGGCGGATGTCACGGGTCTGCTGGTTTTTGCGATTGCCCTGGCCGTATCGGCCATCCCGGAAGCTTTGCCGTTGGTGTTGACGTTCTCGCTTTCACGGGGAGCGTTGGAATTCGCCAAACGAGATGTCATCGTCAAGCGGCTTTCCGCGGTCCAGGATTTGGGATCAGTCAATCTGTTGTGCACCGACAAGACCGGCACAATCACGGAAAACCATCTTGTCTTCAGCAATGTCTATCCGATGGCGGAATCGCCTTACGATCCGCTGGTCTTGGCGCGGTTGGCTGCCATCAATCTGCATGAGCGGATACCGGAACCTTTCGACCGGGCAAGCGACGAGGCCCTCACGCAGGAGCAACGGCAGCTTGTTGAACGCTACAGTCTCGCGCAGGAGGAGGCTTTCGACCCGGCGCTGCGCAGCAATGGTGCGGTCGTGAAACAGGCGGACGGCAAAACGCTGCATATCCGCCGCGGGAGCCCGGAATACTTCTTCGGGGAAGGCCTGATTTCCCGCGATGCAACTGCGGATTGGCTGCTGGCAGAGGAAGAGAAAGGCCGCCGGGTACTGGGCGTGAGCTATGATGACGACGCCGGTGCGCATTTCGGCGGGTTTGTCTCTTTTGTGGACCGCATCAAGGATTCCACAATTGCGACCGTAGCCGCTGCAAAACAGATGAATGTCGCCATTACGGTCATCACCGGAGATGCCCTGAAGGTGGCCGAGGCGGTCGGACGGGAAGCCGGTCTGGTGATGGAGAGCGCCGAAGTTACGGAAGCGGCAGCCTTTTTGGCATTGCCTCTGGCCGAAAGGAAGAAACGCCTGTCCTCGATCCGCGTCTTTGCCCGGACGACACCGGAACAAAAATTGGAACTAATCCAATTGCTGAAAGAACAGTTCACGGTCGGTTACTTGGGTGAAGGAATCAATGACGCACCAGCTTTGAAGGCGGCGCATGTCTCGATGGTTGTGCAATCCGCGGCCGATGTCGCCCGCGAGACCGCCGATATCGTATTGCTGCAGAACGACCTGCGGGTGATCGTGGAAGGCATCCGCTTCGGTCGGGAAACGCACGCCAACACAATGAAATACATCCGTGCCACTCTGATTTCGAACTTCGGGAATTTCTATGCGGTCGCCATCGGCTCGCTCTTCATCAGCTTTTTGCCGATGTTGCCGAAGCAGCTGCTGCTCTTGAATTTGCTTTCCGATTTTCCGATGATGGCCATTGCTTTTGACCGGGTACCGACTCAGGAAGTGGAGCAGCCGCAGCGGTATGATCTGCATTCCCTCTACATCATTTTCGTCACGATGGGGCTCGTCAGCACCATCTTCGATTTCATCTGCTTCGGGCTGTTCTACCGGATTTCCCCGGCGGTGCTGCAGACCAACTGGTTCATTGCCAGTGTGCTGACTGAGATATTGTTGATGCTGTCGATACGCTCCTTGGCGCCGATCACCAAGGCCGGCTGGCCGGCACCCTCGATCGTGATCCTTTCTGTGATTGCCATGGTACTTGCTGTTGGATTGCCGATGATCCCCGCTACTGCCGCCTTCTTTGAATTCCAACCGCCGACAATGGCACATTTGGGGATCATTTTTGGGATCGCCGTTTCTTATCTTGTCGTCACGGAACTCGTCAAACGACCGCTTTCCGGATTCGTAAAGAAGAAATAA